ACGAACTTTGAATATTTTATAGGCGAGATAGAGCAGATAGACAGAGCCAATTATCTTCATGTAAATGTAAAATTCTGGAACGTATCGGAGAATTACGCCGACTCCAAATCCCGAGACAAGGATCAGAGCTGGAAATCCAAGGCACATTCCGAGCAGAAGCGGCACGGACCGCTTGACGCCGAAATTAACCGCCGATCCCATGATCAGGGCATTGTTGGGTCCCGGAGTAAGGGTCGATACTATAGCGAACAATATGACCGAAAAAAACTCCATCAACCTTCTCCTACATACGTTTCTCGTTCCATACTTGGTAGCGGATGACCGGCCGGTCCCGGTAGAGGACGATCACCCAGGATCCACGAAGAAGCATTTCCTTACGGAAAGATCCAGAGCGATCATATGTTTTTACGGACAGCAGACCCGTCACGTAGGATTGCGTCTCGCCGTCGATGCCTTCGAGTTCCAGGACGCTGGCGTCGATCGTGAAATCCTTGAACGCGTAGGCGAACGCGATCTGGTCGACGCCGCGCTTGTCCTCGAAATGAGGCGGGCACCAGAGAGCATCGGGGTGATACAGCGCGCGATAAACCGCAGCGTCATTGGTGTTGCTGGCGCGCGGATAATTCTCCGCGATAAATCTCACGCCGTCGATCACGCGTTCACACTCACTTGCCGGATCCAGTCGCGAAGAATCGCCGCAGTCTCGACCGGCTTTTCATACATAAACATGTGGCTGCTCTCCATCGGACACCAGGCCGGCTCGGTCGTGAAATGCCGGTCCAGACTCCGGACCCATCCGGGTGGGACGATGCCGTCCGCCAGACCGAAGACGGCACGGCAAGGGACGGGGATCGGGGGGAACCGGCCCCCCGCTTCGTACAGTGTCTCGAGCATGATCAACTGGGAGCGGCAGCGCTCGCGATCCGGGGGATTGTCGTCGAAAGCGGTGCGCAGCGTGTCCGCCGAATCCGGATCGGCGAGAAACTCCGGACTGAAGATGGCGTTGATCGACAATCGAAAGAAGATGTCCGGTTCGAGATCGAACAGGGGATCGAGCGCCGGAAGGGCGTTGACCCGGTGCGATCCCATGAACTCGGAGAGGTGGCAGGTCCCGAGCAGAGCCAGGGATTCCACGCGATCTGCGTGACGGGCCGCGAATTCCTGGGCCACGAACCCACCCAGGGAATGGCCGGCGAGGTGAAACCGATCGATCCTGCGGCTCGACAGCGCGTGCTCGATGGCGGCGATCGCGTCACGGTAGTCGCCGCCGACCGAGCCGTGATCGGCGGCTCCGATGTCCTCGATGACGAGGATGCGCAGGTCGTCCAACTCAGCGCACATCGGCGCAAAGGTCCAGGCTCCGAACATGTATCCGGCCAAGACCACCAACGTCGTCGGTCGATCCCGATGATACTCCCTGACTTTCATGTCGTGGTGGGCTCCCGGACAGAGCGGACCAAAAGGTCGGCCGTATGGCGCGGCGGAGATTCCACGTGGATCAAAGCCAGAGCCGGTGCTGCGGGTAAGGCGAGAAACAGAAACGGGTCCGCCCCGAAGGAGTGGACGTGGACCGGCGCCGGATGCAGGTGATCGAAAAGCACCGACGACCCGTACTTGAATCTCAGGACGAAATCGAAGCAGTTGAGCGTCAGGAGCCCCAGTTCCCGCGGCGGCCGGCTCCGGAATTCTCCGTACTCGACATCATCGAGGCCATTCGCGGTCGGGAACGACGTCCCGGAGTAATGCGCCACACCGGAATGCGACGACAGAATTTCGTGCGTCCCCCCGGCATTCGATACGTGAATCGCGGTACATGCATCGCTGAAAAAAGCATAGTTCTGCAGTCGGTTCAGGTTCGGCGGACAGGAATCGACCGATATCACCAAGATATTGTCGTGCCGGCCGGATCCGACCTCCTGCTCGGCGAGGACGACCGCATCGAGAGTGGTATTGCAGCCTCGGCCGGTGAGGAACCGTAGGTTCCCGCCGGCTTCCAGGTGGTCACCGAGGCGGTCGGTGAAACCGACCGCCTCGGTGACCGGCCAGATGCAGGTGCTGCTGGCCACGAAGATCGCCTCGAAACGACGTCCCATCCGTGTGAGGAGAGCGAGGACGGTCGCGCTCGGATCGTCGATGCGCGTGAACCGGCTGGCCAGCACCCGATCAATCAGTCCGGAGCGCACCAGATCCTCACAAGACGGATAGGCTGCGACGTAGCCGGAAACCGGTTCCGTCGGGAGCGCAGTCTCCGTGGTCACCGATATCCGGCATGGCCGGCGCCTCATGCCGGAAGACCGGTGATCCGCGCGTCGTCCGAGATCAGGTCTGGCGTCTTGAAGCGGTTGACCGACGATTTGCCGGTGCCGCTGACCAGGAGCGGACGATACTTGTCGAGTTCGAGCACCTCGTTGAGAGCCTTGAACCGTTCGAGATCCTTGTAGACATGGACCTCGGGCAGAACGTAACGAGCCGACATCGCGAAGCGCGACCGATCGGGGCTCGAGTTCGGGAAGCTGCCGTGCAGGCATTTCGAGGTGAAGAAGAAGAATTCGCCGGCCTCGACCTCCATGTCGACGGCCTTCGCTTCGTCGGGCTTCCAATCCTTGTTGTACTTCAGATCCTCCCACGAATACCCGAAGAAGCCCTTGTGGTCGGCGCTGTCGGCATCGAAGGCGCCGTCCTTGGATTCATCGAAGTACCAGTCCTCCTTGTGGCTACCCGGCATGAAGCGCATGCAGCTCGTCTCACGCGTGATGTCCGTGAAGGCGATCCAGACCGTCAGAACCCAGTATTCATTCGCCTCTTCGGTGGCGCGATCCGGCTGGAGCTTGGGCTGTCCTTCGAACTCGAAGAATTTCTTGGCTTGATGCCACTCGGTGCCGGCATCGCCGGGATACTTGGCGAACCATTCGGTGCGCCAGCACAGGATCTCCTCGCCGAGGATCGAACGCAGTCGATCGACCACCTTCGGAGATGTCACGATCTCCTGCAGTTCGGGAATGTCGAGATGGCGGTCGTAGTTCAGAAGCGATCCTGGAAACACGGCCCCGTCCCGTTGCATCAGCTTCGGCCGGATCTTCTTCTTCCAGATTTCCAGCGCCTCCTCGCGTTCGAAGAGCTTGAAGGGACCGAGGAAGCCCTGACGATCGAACTTTGCCTTCTCGGCCTCGGTGAGAGCGTAGTCGGTCATAGTGTCTATCCTTCGTTCTTGGGCAGATATTTCGACTTCAGGTTGGCGAGCGTGGCGTCGTCCTCCAGCAGGACCTGCGGCGGGATGGTGATCCCGAGTTCCTTGCGGAGCTTTTCGGTGAAAATAAAAATTCCTAGAGATGTTCCCCCAAGATCGAGGTATGAAACGTCTTCGCTTCTTTCTTGCTTGGTTTTTACTGCATCCCAAAACGACGCCGCAAAAACGGACTCTTGTTTATTGATCTCTACGCTGTCCATTGTTTCTATCCTCGTTGCCGTAAGCGATAAATTCCTTGATCAGCTTGTAGTTCGTCTTTCCCGTCGAGAGGCGGGTCACCTTGTCGTCGGGAAGCCGGATGACCTCGGTCGGAACACAATAATTCGGCAGCACCGACCGAAGATGGGCGATGATTTCGTCCGGCTCGAAGGACGCCGGCGAATGTACTCCGGAGACGAGAACCTGGAATCCGCGATGCTCCTTCACCGCCGTCAAAACGGTGGCATCTTTGACGAAGCTCCGTATATGGTTGTCGATCTCGACCAGGGAGACGCGATTCCCGTTGATCTTGACGATATCGTCCTTGCGACCGGTGAACCACAAGTCGCCTGCTTCGTCGAAGTAACCGAGATCCTTGGAGTGGTAAGCCCCCCGGTGCGGATCGAACCGGCCGGTCGCGGTGTCGAGATAGCCTGAGAAGAGCTGCGGGCCGGACAGGACGATCTCGCCGACCTCACCGACCGGGCAGGACCGCCCGTCCGCATCGACGACGCCGATATGGACGTGGCGGATCGGACGACCGAGTGGCATGAACCCCGTCGCTGTGGGCCTCAGGGTCCGGAACCGATGGTGAGTGGTATTGTTGCAATTTTCTGTCGGGCCATAGAACTGGCACCACTCGATGCCGGAGAAGAGTGCCATCGCGCGCCCGAGTACTGCAGTCGAGCAGCCCTCTCCGCCGTAATAGATCGTTCGCAAGTCGTGCTTCGGCGCGGTATCGACCATCTCGACGGTCATTTTGAGCAAGGTCGAAATGTAGAGAACCTCGGTGACACCCTCATCCGCGATGATATTGAGATATTGATGTGGCAGGAGTGTATTGCTGGCGAGGATGATATCGGCACCACGCGCCAGCTGGACGAGGACATCGAGCTGGAAGACGTCGAAGTGAAGCGGGCAGATGCTGAGCCACGTCTGCCGGTTGTCACCCATGCAGTCGAGCATCGAGTCCACGTAGTGGGCGAGAGCCTCGGTCGCGCTGAAAACGCCCTTGGGCTGGCCGGTGGTCCCCGACGTGAACACCACGCTGCCGGCGAAGCGACGCGGCGAGTTCTCGACCGGCACGTGCCGGCTGATCCCGTCCCCGCCATGGACGAGGTGGAGGGCGGGGCGCATGGCCGTGACGATCTGCGACGTCCTCGACGACGGAAGCGTGAGGTCGAGGTAGCTGACGCCTCCCTCGGCCAAGAGGCTGGCGACGCCCGCGGCGACGGCGTCCAGGGTCTTCACGCCATCGATCAGCACGATGCCGCCGGCCGGAACCGTGGTCCCGATCTCGGATTGCCAGCGGTCGATCCGGGTGAAGAACGCCCGGTAGCTTTCGCGCTCGCCGTCCACGACGGCGACGAAACGATCGTCCCGATCGCGGTATCTGGTGAGGAGTTCGGTGAGATTCGCCATGATCATGTCAACGCGCTGGCGAGTTGCGAGACGGTCAATTTCGAACTTGTTCCCAGTTTTCGCACGTCTATCTTTCGCGATGACAAGATCTCAATCTTGGCGATCAGCATCAGGCGGTCGATCGACGTCAAACCGAGATCGATCAGGTTTCGATCGACAGTGTCGATGACGATGGTGGGCCGGCCGATTTCGGCGAGGCTACGATTGACGAGCGAGACGACGTCGAGATCGGTCACGTCAACACCTCCATCCTGTCGCCGATGACGAGGGTCCAGGTTCCGATCTCCCGGCTCGTCACGATGCCGGCGCGGACATAGGGATCGGCCGCCACGAAGGCTTCGGCCTGCTCGACGGTGCCCCGGTACAGGATGAGGCCCTTACGCAGGTTCTCAGACAATGCGCCGCCGGCTGCGATCCGTCCCGCCGCCTGCTCCGCTGCGACGTAGGCCAGATGCTCGGCGCGATAGGGTTGCCGCCGCTTCATGAAGTCGGCGACGAAGCAGTACAGGATGACGATCATGACTCAGGCTTCTGCTGTCAGAACCTCGCGACGATAGGTCTCTTGCTGGCGATTGACGCCGTGCTCGGGCGACGTGATGACGAAAACGTCGCGATAGCTCGGTTCGTCGGGGTCGACTTTGACGATCGGCGTGGCGCAATGGGTGAAGTAGCGGTCGTAGTGATTGATCAATACGCCTTCGGGAAATACGTGATCGAGCACCAGGTCGCCTTTCACATCCCAGTACCGGGTTGCACCGGAGGTGTCCGCGATATTGTGACGGTTGACGATGTAGACGCCAGTCCAGTCGGTACCGTCCCGGTGCGCACCCTCCGGAGTCGGGTTGCCGTTGTCGGTCGTCCGGATCTGATGGATCGAGAAACTTTCCACGACGTACGGGATCGAGGCTAGCCATTCCTTGATCATGATGTCGAAGGACCGAGTCTTGAGCAGCGACTTCGGAACGTCGGCATAATCGCGATCGATGCCGCCATAAGATCCGAGCTTGTTGACGTAGCTCGGTTGATAGAGGGGCACGCGAGGGAGCAATTCATAGCCGCATTCGGTGATCCTGATCCGCGACGTGGTGCGATAGCGCGATCCAGCGGTGAAATAATTATCGTTTGGAACGAAGTAAAATGAGTCCTTGAGTTCGCTAATGTCGAGGTGGGGAACGTTCACCCGCAGGATCGTTTCGCCGTTATTGGCGATCTTCGTGCCGTCCAGGGTCGTTTCAAGATTGTACATAGCAGTTCCACTCCTTGCATTCCGGGTCTCGACCGAGCGTGCAACGACGGAATTCGTCGACAAGCCGGCGCAGCTTTGCGTGGTGAGCATCGAAGTTCGTCGTGGCGATGCGAGCGACGATCCTGATCTCGGATGCGGTGCTCGTGGTGAAGGCGGCGGAGAAGAACGCCGCCTCGGAGACATGGATATCGCGCTCGGTCACCGACGTTCCGCCCCGACGCAGAAGGGTGATGACCGTGTCGCGGGTGATGCCAGGCAGACAATGCGTTGTC
This region of Methylobacterium sp. SyP6R genomic DNA includes:
- a CDS encoding alpha/beta fold hydrolase, whose amino-acid sequence is MKVREYHRDRPTTLVVLAGYMFGAWTFAPMCAELDDLRILVIEDIGAADHGSVGGDYRDAIAAIEHALSSRRIDRFHLAGHSLGGFVAQEFAARHADRVESLALLGTCHLSEFMGSHRVNALPALDPLFDLEPDIFFRLSINAIFSPEFLADPDSADTLRTAFDDNPPDRERCRSQLIMLETLYEAGGRFPPIPVPCRAVFGLADGIVPPGWVRSLDRHFTTEPAWCPMESSHMFMYEKPVETAAILRDWIRQVSVNA
- a CDS encoding chlorinating enzyme, whose protein sequence is MTDYALTEAEKAKFDRQGFLGPFKLFEREEALEIWKKKIRPKLMQRDGAVFPGSLLNYDRHLDIPELQEIVTSPKVVDRLRSILGEEILCWRTEWFAKYPGDAGTEWHQAKKFFEFEGQPKLQPDRATEEANEYWVLTVWIAFTDITRETSCMRFMPGSHKEDWYFDESKDGAFDADSADHKGFFGYSWEDLKYNKDWKPDEAKAVDMEVEAGEFFFFTSKCLHGSFPNSSPDRSRFAMSARYVLPEVHVYKDLERFKALNEVLELDKYRPLLVSGTGKSSVNRFKTPDLISDDARITGLPA
- a CDS encoding acyl carrier protein; translated protein: MDSVEINKQESVFAASFWDAVKTKQERSEDVSYLDLGGTSLGIFIFTEKLRKELGITIPPQVLLEDDATLANLKSKYLPKNEG
- a CDS encoding AMP-binding protein, translated to MANLTELLTRYRDRDDRFVAVVDGERESYRAFFTRIDRWQSEIGTTVPAGGIVLIDGVKTLDAVAAGVASLLAEGGVSYLDLTLPSSRTSQIVTAMRPALHLVHGGDGISRHVPVENSPRRFAGSVVFTSGTTGQPKGVFSATEALAHYVDSMLDCMGDNRQTWLSICPLHFDVFQLDVLVQLARGADIILASNTLLPHQYLNIIADEGVTEVLYISTLLKMTVEMVDTAPKHDLRTIYYGGEGCSTAVLGRAMALFSGIEWCQFYGPTENCNNTTHHRFRTLRPTATGFMPLGRPIRHVHIGVVDADGRSCPVGEVGEIVLSGPQLFSGYLDTATGRFDPHRGAYHSKDLGYFDEAGDLWFTGRKDDIVKINGNRVSLVEIDNHIRSFVKDATVLTAVKEHRGFQVLVSGVHSPASFEPDEIIAHLRSVLPNYCVPTEVIRLPDDKVTRLSTGKTNYKLIKEFIAYGNEDRNNGQRRDQ
- a CDS encoding phosphopantetheine-binding protein; translated protein: MTDLDVVSLVNRSLAEIGRPTIVIDTVDRNLIDLGLTSIDRLMLIAKIEILSSRKIDVRKLGTSSKLTVSQLASALT
- a CDS encoding YciI family protein translates to MIVILYCFVADFMKRRQPYRAEHLAYVAAEQAAGRIAAGGALSENLRKGLILYRGTVEQAEAFVAADPYVRAGIVTSREIGTWTLVIGDRMEVLT
- a CDS encoding 2OG-Fe dioxygenase family protein, yielding MYNLETTLDGTKIANNGETILRVNVPHLDISELKDSFYFVPNDNYFTAGSRYRTTSRIRITECGYELLPRVPLYQPSYVNKLGSYGGIDRDYADVPKSLLKTRSFDIMIKEWLASIPYVVESFSIHQIRTTDNGNPTPEGAHRDGTDWTGVYIVNRHNIADTSGATRYWDVKGDLVLDHVFPEGVLINHYDRYFTHCATPIVKVDPDEPSYRDVFVITSPEHGVNRQQETYRREVLTAEA